One Pseudodesulfovibrio senegalensis DNA segment encodes these proteins:
- a CDS encoding DnaJ C-terminal domain-containing protein: MSVQYKDYYKILGVTRSSSQDDIAKAFKKLARKYHPDLNPNNKGAEDKFKEINEAYEVLKDPEKRKMYDQFGSDWEHGQNFQPPPGFENMRFNFGGGGGGGFGQDPGGFSDFFETIFGGGGGGDFRGGFGRAGGFRQQPRRGADSEALYELSLEEAYQGGNKSITLTEHDQSGVPRTRTLEVRVPAGIKDGQRIRLAGQGNAGMSGGPRGDLFLKIRLLPHHRFAVDGANIIYELPLAPWEAALGATVRVPTLDGQIDMNIPAGMGSGKKLRIRGKGLGAGAKRGDQFVRVMIQVPPKLSDREKQLMEELAEASSFNPRDNQ, encoded by the coding sequence ATGAGTGTGCAATACAAGGATTACTACAAAATACTCGGTGTCACCCGCAGTTCCAGTCAGGACGATATTGCCAAGGCCTTCAAGAAGCTGGCCCGAAAGTATCATCCCGACCTGAACCCCAACAACAAGGGGGCCGAGGACAAGTTCAAGGAAATCAACGAGGCGTACGAGGTCCTCAAGGATCCTGAAAAGCGCAAGATGTATGACCAGTTCGGTTCCGACTGGGAACATGGTCAGAACTTCCAGCCCCCGCCGGGCTTCGAGAATATGCGATTCAACTTCGGCGGTGGCGGTGGTGGCGGCTTCGGTCAGGATCCCGGCGGGTTCAGCGACTTTTTCGAGACCATTTTCGGCGGTGGCGGCGGAGGCGATTTCCGGGGCGGTTTCGGCCGGGCAGGCGGTTTTCGCCAGCAGCCAAGGCGCGGCGCGGACTCCGAGGCCCTGTACGAGCTGAGTCTTGAAGAGGCCTATCAGGGCGGCAACAAGTCCATCACCCTGACCGAGCATGACCAGAGCGGCGTGCCCCGCACCCGCACGCTGGAAGTGCGCGTGCCCGCAGGAATCAAGGACGGGCAGCGCATCCGCCTGGCAGGGCAGGGCAATGCCGGCATGTCGGGCGGTCCGCGTGGTGACCTGTTCCTCAAGATCAGGCTGCTGCCGCATCACCGGTTTGCCGTGGACGGTGCCAACATCATCTATGAACTGCCCCTTGCTCCGTGGGAAGCCGCATTGGGCGCCACGGTTCGCGTTCCCACGCTGGACGGGCAGATCGACATGAACATTCCCGCGGGCATGGGGTCCGGCAAGAAGCTGCGCATACGCGGCAAGGGTCTTGGTGCCGGAGCGAAGCGGGGCGACCAGTTCGTGCGCGTCATGATACAGGTTCCGCCCAAGCTTTCGGACCGGGAAAAACAGCTCATGGAAGAGTTGGCTGAGGCCTCCTCGTTCAATCCCAGAGACAACCAGTAA
- a CDS encoding chaperone modulator CbpM, translating to MSTTKIKQMLLKLPGLNLPERSEKVAWAQIVEFTGITPSGMAELIELGWLEPSRTSADEYLFPCRDVLRIQKLLRLCNDLEISATGGTIIVDLMERIEELEREVEELQRHS from the coding sequence ATGTCCACGACAAAAATCAAGCAGATGCTGCTCAAATTGCCGGGCCTGAACCTTCCGGAACGTTCGGAAAAAGTGGCTTGGGCCCAGATTGTGGAATTCACCGGCATCACCCCGTCCGGCATGGCCGAACTGATTGAACTGGGCTGGCTGGAACCGTCGCGCACCAGTGCGGACGAATATCTTTTCCCGTGCCGGGACGTGCTCCGCATCCAGAAGCTTTTGCGCCTGTGCAATGATCTTGAGATATCGGCCACGGGCGGCACCATTATCGTGGACCTGATGGAGCGGATCGAGGAATTGGAACGGGAAGTGGAAGAATTGCAACGACACTCGTAG
- the clpB gene encoding ATP-dependent chaperone ClpB, translating into MDPNRFTQKTQEAVSEAQNKAIRSGQQQIDCEHLLFALAAQENGLVPQILRKLGVEPSEYSGAVDAEIARLPKVSGPGATPDRIMVTGRLQTVLVKADDHAKRMNDEFVSVEHLFLALMDEPAGSGVGKVNSRFGIDKDKVLSALTEVRGNQRVTTDNPEATYDSLKKYGRDLVDEAKSGRLDPVIGRDAEIRRVIRILSRRTKNNPVLIGEAGVGKTAIVEGLAQRIVKQDVPEGLKDKIVYSLDMGALIAGAKYRGEFEERLKAVLKEVQESAGRILLFIDELHTIVGAGKTEGSMDAGNLLKPMLARGELHCIGATTTDEYRKNIEKDPALERRFQTVMVDEPTVEDTISILRGLRERFEVHHGVRISDGAVVEAAVLSNRYISDRQLPDKAIDLIDEAAALIRTEIDSQPYELDKANRQIMQLEIEREALKRETDKASHDRLDKLERELADLKEQQARLMTQWQNEKGGIERLRTIKADIESVRHQIEEAKRVHDYNRAAELEYGQLNALMKELEERNKAMEEAGEGQRMVKEEVGPDDVAQVIARWTGIPVSKLLEGEREKLLKLGEQLHARVIGQDQAVQAVADAVLRARAGLKNPSRPIGSFIFLGPTGVGKTELCKTLAQSLFDSEDNMIRIDMSEYMEKHTVARLIGAPPGYVGYDEGGQLTEAVRRKPYSVVLFDEIEKAHHDVFNVLLQILDDGRLTDSHGRTVDFKNTIIIMTSNLGAQYMLDGIAEDGEFNPGVEEQVMDTLRHHFRPEFLNRVDESVLFRPLLMDQLTMIVELLVQGLRSRLEDRNITLELSDKAKAFIAQSAYDPSFGARPLHRYLQAHLETPLAKQLIGGVLEDGMNVVVDEQDGELVFTH; encoded by the coding sequence ATGGACCCGAACAGATTTACACAAAAAACACAGGAAGCCGTTTCCGAGGCGCAGAACAAGGCCATACGGTCCGGCCAGCAGCAGATAGACTGCGAACACCTGCTTTTTGCCCTGGCAGCGCAGGAAAACGGCCTTGTGCCGCAGATATTGCGGAAACTGGGTGTGGAGCCTTCCGAATATTCCGGAGCCGTGGACGCCGAGATAGCTCGTCTGCCCAAGGTTTCCGGTCCCGGAGCCACTCCGGACCGCATCATGGTCACCGGCCGGTTGCAGACCGTGCTGGTCAAGGCCGACGACCACGCCAAGCGCATGAACGACGAGTTCGTGAGCGTTGAACATTTGTTCCTCGCGCTCATGGATGAACCCGCAGGCTCGGGCGTGGGCAAGGTCAACAGCCGTTTCGGCATCGACAAGGACAAGGTGCTTTCCGCACTGACTGAAGTGCGCGGCAACCAACGCGTGACCACGGACAATCCCGAGGCCACCTATGATTCGCTCAAGAAATACGGGCGTGACCTTGTGGACGAGGCCAAGTCCGGCAGGCTGGACCCGGTCATCGGCCGCGATGCCGAGATCCGCCGCGTGATCCGCATTCTTTCGCGCCGCACCAAGAACAACCCCGTGCTCATCGGCGAGGCGGGCGTGGGCAAGACCGCCATCGTGGAGGGGCTGGCCCAGCGCATCGTCAAGCAGGATGTGCCCGAGGGGCTCAAGGACAAGATAGTCTATTCGCTGGACATGGGCGCGCTCATTGCCGGGGCCAAGTACCGCGGCGAATTCGAGGAGCGGCTCAAGGCCGTGCTCAAGGAAGTGCAGGAATCCGCAGGCCGGATTCTCCTGTTCATCGACGAGCTGCACACCATCGTGGGCGCGGGCAAGACCGAAGGCTCCATGGACGCGGGCAACCTGCTCAAGCCCATGCTGGCCCGGGGCGAGCTGCATTGCATCGGCGCCACCACAACGGATGAGTACCGCAAGAATATTGAAAAGGACCCGGCTCTGGAACGCCGTTTCCAGACCGTCATGGTGGACGAGCCCACCGTGGAAGACACCATTTCCATTTTGCGCGGACTGCGCGAACGGTTCGAGGTGCACCACGGCGTGCGCATCTCCGACGGGGCCGTGGTCGAGGCTGCCGTGCTGTCCAATCGCTACATCTCCGACCGCCAGTTGCCGGACAAGGCCATCGACCTCATTGACGAGGCCGCTGCCCTGATTCGCACGGAAATCGATTCCCAGCCCTATGAGTTGGACAAGGCCAACCGCCAGATCATGCAGTTGGAGATTGAGCGAGAGGCCCTGAAGCGCGAAACCGACAAGGCTTCGCACGACCGGCTGGACAAGCTGGAGCGTGAGCTTGCGGATCTCAAGGAACAGCAGGCCCGGCTCATGACCCAGTGGCAGAATGAAAAGGGCGGCATTGAACGGTTGCGCACCATCAAGGCCGATATCGAGTCTGTGCGGCATCAGATCGAGGAGGCCAAGCGCGTCCACGACTACAACCGCGCCGCCGAACTGGAATACGGCCAGCTCAACGCGCTCATGAAGGAGCTGGAAGAGCGCAACAAGGCCATGGAAGAAGCGGGCGAGGGCCAGCGCATGGTCAAGGAGGAAGTCGGCCCGGACGACGTGGCGCAGGTCATTGCCCGCTGGACCGGCATCCCTGTTTCCAAGCTGCTGGAAGGCGAGCGCGAAAAGTTGCTCAAGCTCGGGGAGCAACTGCATGCCCGGGTCATCGGTCAGGATCAGGCCGTGCAGGCTGTTGCCGACGCCGTGCTCCGTGCCCGCGCCGGACTCAAGAATCCTTCGCGCCCCATCGGCTCGTTCATTTTCCTCGGTCCCACGGGCGTGGGCAAGACCGAGCTGTGCAAGACGCTGGCCCAGTCCCTGTTCGATTCCGAGGACAACATGATCCGCATCGACATGTCCGAATACATGGAGAAGCATACTGTGGCACGGCTCATCGGCGCGCCTCCGGGCTACGTGGGCTATGACGAGGGCGGCCAGCTTACCGAGGCCGTGCGCCGCAAGCCCTACAGCGTGGTGCTGTTCGACGAGATCGAAAAGGCGCACCACGACGTGTTCAACGTGCTGCTGCAGATATTGGACGACGGCAGGCTCACGGACAGCCATGGCCGCACTGTGGACTTCAAGAACACCATCATCATCATGACCTCCAACCTCGGTGCGCAGTACATGCTGGACGGCATTGCCGAAGACGGGGAGTTCAATCCCGGCGTGGAGGAACAGGTCATGGATACCCTGCGGCATCACTTCCGCCCGGAATTTCTGAACCGGGTGGACGAGAGCGTGCTGTTCCGGCCGCTGCTCATGGATCAGCTGACCATGATCGTGGAACTGTTGGTGCAGGGGTTGCGTTCGCGGCTTGAAGACCGCAACATCACGCTGGAGCTGAGCGACAAGGCCAAGGCGTTCATCGCCCAGTCCGCCTATGATCCGAGCTTTGGCGCGCGCCCGCTGCACCGTTATCTGCAGGCGCATCTGGAAACGCCGCTGGCCAAGCAGTTGATTGGCGGCGTGCTGGAAGACGGCATGAATGTCGTGGTGGATGAGCAGGACGGAGAACTGGTGTTCACGCACTGA
- a CDS encoding class I SAM-dependent methyltransferase has translation MTRQTCKKTHGHGRKGPTSYHMHDPDEVFRELALQPGQTFADLGCGPGDYSLRAAREVGKDGLVLAVDQNPAMVRVVEEQSREHGLTNVATHEQDMSAPLPFPDQCVDTCLLSTSLHCMDIETHGPALFRELHRILKTGGHVAVLECKKERMNFGPPLSMRISERDVDAVALPCGFSRTGYTDLGFNYLVRYHKD, from the coding sequence ATGACCAGACAGACATGCAAAAAAACGCACGGACACGGACGCAAAGGCCCCACAAGCTACCACATGCACGACCCGGACGAGGTTTTCCGGGAATTGGCCCTGCAACCCGGGCAGACCTTCGCAGACCTCGGGTGCGGACCGGGCGACTATTCGCTGCGCGCGGCCCGGGAGGTGGGCAAAGACGGCCTTGTGCTGGCCGTGGACCAGAATCCGGCCATGGTCCGGGTGGTCGAGGAGCAAAGCCGGGAACACGGGCTAACCAACGTTGCCACCCACGAGCAGGACATGAGCGCGCCGCTGCCGTTCCCCGACCAATGCGTGGACACGTGCCTGCTCTCCACATCCCTGCACTGCATGGACATCGAAACCCACGGTCCGGCATTATTTCGGGAACTGCACCGCATACTCAAAACCGGGGGGCATGTGGCCGTGCTGGAATGCAAAAAGGAAAGAATGAATTTCGGACCGCCCCTGTCCATGCGCATTTCCGAGCGCGACGTGGACGCCGTGGCCCTGCCCTGCGGGTTCTCGCGGACAGGCTACACGGACCTCGGGTTCAATTATCTGGTCCGATACCATAAGGACTGA
- a CDS encoding acyl-CoA dehydratase activase, with the protein MLSMGIDIGYSSVKIAITDANGTIRHAAYRLHRGNAGQTLKALLADAREALGKERIEYGAITGSGRKMLGGKGIAGVNEVAALVEGALLLAPNCASVIEIGGQSAKYVTDFSQSDKTGVQVSMNSSCSSGTGSFLEEQASRLSIDIEQYAATASRGTHVPRIAGRCSVFAKTDIIHHQQEGTPVPDILLGLAHAVAKNYRSAVMRGMDKPLPILFAGGVSKNRVLVEALRFVLKLDEKQLVTANHGESAAAVGTALLAARQQLALDMDSLLAALETTAPLPLLAEKGVTLEPLGRFGSNDAKNKHHCVQLHGTGLTDCWLGIDVGSTSTNLVLADQENRIIGYRYLRTSGDPVTAVKLGLRELHDQFRDSIRIAGVATTGSGRYMIGRLVGADVVRDEITAQARGALALNPDVDTVMEIGGQDSKFIALNNGVVTDFQMNKICAAGTGSFIEEQAKKLGIDLNDLGEKVFESQNPIPLGERCTVFMETAIAAHLAHGAEVKDLAAGLCYSIVKNYLNRVVGQKPIGKTILFQGGVAHNQGVVNALRAVLDKTVIVPQFFSVSGAFGAAILAREQMQEAKTAFKGFSPQEKTAHINQEQAKTPATESAFNRDVQDFIFDGYEQEPDPNKKTVGMARALFTYGMFPMFYPFFKTLGLNVVLSEPTSEKTIRLAQEYSLDETCYPVKLMNGHAAELVQKNVDYLFFPDLYTVAHPGSQSRQNYGCAYMQLAFKIINKAMRLEEKGIRMLAPTIAFNLGPDFMRPMFMDLGAQLGCTPEQTMQALQKGMESYHAFEQRIGQRAKEAMASLDPTKKTFVLISKIYGVADPALNLGIADRLAEMGYQTLPFFDTPEADIFRDHPNMYWPFGQHILEAARVVRHHPNLHAIFLTHHGCGPDTVLSHYFRDIMEDKPHLTIEVDEHSSAVGVITRVEAFVNSLETNSGNTPETVAGLPESPLVNIMTDPQSLTQEAQLLLPRLYPYSQIFSEQLAASGRDTQILPETDTASIEAGRRHTVANEYFSMAALLGDVQQAVNTMASDSRPVLVLPQNEGAEVDGQYARFLRSKLDQQGLGHVELLSPFLEDAPSLPLALATPLQLGLLAGDMVLLAPASVRDEMLQRVVAMVREQTLTLESLCDMANEVRTQRAAPAKGKRLFAIGEPLVLYNSVLNDRLLQWLEEQGHRVTSAPLGENLYHFWNDYTQETEDRRTPEALRFLNELRHAMKVLSEHLQEASPYAPDHERLAAAADAQLGHYAGSFGRYRAAKARCCPPDTQGVIAVSSMYENTGISLGILQRGAQNGNGHAPLLSLTFDGNRNENDATRTESFIHYL; encoded by the coding sequence ATGCTCAGTATGGGTATTGATATCGGCTATTCCTCGGTCAAGATCGCGATCACGGACGCCAACGGCACCATCCGGCACGCGGCCTACAGACTGCACAGGGGCAACGCCGGGCAAACCCTCAAGGCTCTGCTCGCGGATGCCCGCGAAGCCCTCGGGAAGGAGCGCATCGAATACGGCGCGATCACGGGCAGCGGACGGAAAATGCTGGGCGGCAAGGGCATCGCCGGGGTCAACGAAGTGGCCGCCCTTGTGGAAGGCGCGCTCCTGCTTGCCCCAAACTGCGCATCCGTCATTGAGATCGGCGGGCAAAGCGCCAAGTACGTCACGGATTTCAGCCAAAGCGACAAAACCGGAGTGCAGGTGTCCATGAATTCGAGCTGCTCGTCCGGCACGGGCTCCTTTCTCGAAGAACAGGCATCCCGGCTGAGCATAGACATCGAACAATACGCGGCAACGGCGTCACGGGGCACGCACGTTCCGCGCATTGCGGGCAGGTGCAGCGTGTTCGCCAAAACGGACATCATCCACCACCAGCAGGAAGGCACTCCCGTGCCCGACATTCTTTTGGGCTTGGCCCATGCCGTGGCAAAAAACTACCGGAGCGCGGTCATGCGGGGCATGGACAAGCCGCTTCCCATACTGTTCGCGGGCGGCGTTTCCAAAAACCGCGTTCTGGTAGAGGCGTTGCGGTTCGTGCTCAAACTTGACGAAAAACAACTCGTCACGGCCAACCATGGTGAATCCGCTGCTGCCGTGGGAACCGCCCTGCTGGCGGCACGGCAACAGCTCGCGCTGGACATGGATTCCCTGCTGGCAGCGTTGGAAACGACCGCCCCGCTGCCCCTGCTCGCGGAAAAAGGCGTGACCCTTGAACCGCTGGGCCGCTTCGGCAGCAATGACGCAAAAAACAAACACCACTGCGTGCAGCTTCACGGCACCGGACTGACCGATTGCTGGCTGGGCATCGATGTCGGCTCCACCAGCACCAACCTCGTGCTGGCGGATCAGGAAAACCGCATCATCGGCTACCGCTATCTGCGCACCTCGGGCGATCCGGTCACCGCGGTCAAGCTGGGCCTGCGTGAACTGCACGACCAGTTCCGGGATTCCATCCGCATAGCGGGCGTGGCCACCACCGGGTCGGGCCGGTACATGATCGGCAGGCTCGTTGGCGCGGACGTTGTGCGCGACGAAATCACGGCACAGGCACGGGGCGCACTGGCCCTGAATCCGGACGTGGACACGGTCATGGAGATCGGCGGGCAGGATTCCAAATTCATCGCCCTGAACAACGGCGTTGTCACGGATTTCCAAATGAACAAGATATGTGCGGCAGGAACCGGTTCCTTCATCGAGGAACAGGCAAAGAAACTGGGCATCGACCTCAACGATCTCGGTGAAAAGGTCTTTGAAAGCCAAAACCCGATTCCCTTGGGCGAACGCTGCACCGTGTTCATGGAAACAGCCATTGCCGCACACCTTGCCCATGGGGCCGAGGTCAAGGACCTTGCCGCGGGCCTGTGCTATTCCATCGTCAAGAACTACCTGAACCGCGTGGTGGGCCAGAAACCCATCGGCAAAACCATCCTGTTTCAAGGCGGCGTGGCCCATAATCAGGGCGTGGTCAACGCGCTGCGGGCCGTGCTGGACAAAACGGTCATCGTGCCGCAATTCTTCAGCGTCAGCGGCGCGTTCGGAGCGGCCATCCTCGCGCGCGAACAGATGCAGGAAGCCAAGACCGCGTTCAAGGGCTTCAGTCCGCAGGAAAAAACCGCCCACATCAATCAGGAACAGGCAAAAACGCCCGCAACCGAATCCGCATTCAACCGCGACGTTCAGGACTTCATTTTCGACGGCTACGAACAGGAACCCGACCCGAACAAAAAAACCGTGGGCATGGCCCGGGCGCTCTTCACCTACGGCATGTTCCCCATGTTCTACCCCTTTTTCAAGACGCTCGGCCTCAACGTGGTGCTTTCCGAACCCACATCCGAAAAGACAATCCGATTGGCGCAGGAATACTCGCTGGACGAAACCTGCTACCCGGTCAAGCTCATGAACGGGCACGCGGCCGAACTCGTGCAGAAAAACGTGGACTACCTGTTCTTCCCGGACCTGTACACGGTCGCGCACCCCGGCTCCCAGTCACGCCAGAACTATGGTTGCGCCTACATGCAGCTGGCCTTCAAGATCATCAACAAGGCCATGCGGCTGGAGGAAAAGGGAATCAGGATGCTGGCCCCGACCATCGCCTTCAATCTGGGGCCGGACTTCATGCGCCCCATGTTCATGGACCTCGGCGCGCAACTCGGCTGCACGCCCGAGCAAACCATGCAGGCCCTGCAAAAGGGTATGGAATCCTACCACGCCTTTGAGCAGCGAATCGGTCAGCGCGCGAAAGAAGCCATGGCTTCACTGGATCCGACAAAGAAAACCTTCGTGCTCATTTCCAAGATATACGGTGTGGCCGACCCGGCCCTGAATCTCGGCATAGCGGACCGGCTGGCGGAAATGGGATATCAAACCCTGCCGTTTTTCGACACGCCGGAGGCGGATATCTTCCGCGACCACCCCAACATGTATTGGCCCTTTGGCCAGCACATTCTGGAAGCCGCCAGAGTGGTGCGGCATCATCCCAACCTGCACGCCATATTCCTGACCCACCACGGCTGCGGTCCGGACACTGTCCTGAGCCATTATTTCCGGGACATCATGGAGGACAAGCCCCACCTGACCATCGAGGTGGACGAGCACTCCTCGGCCGTGGGCGTGATCACCCGCGTGGAAGCATTTGTGAACAGTTTGGAAACAAATTCCGGCAACACGCCCGAAACCGTTGCGGGCCTGCCCGAATCTCCGCTCGTGAACATCATGACCGATCCGCAATCGCTGACGCAGGAAGCACAACTGCTGCTGCCCCGCCTGTATCCGTATTCACAAATATTCAGCGAACAGCTTGCGGCCTCGGGCCGGGATACGCAAATCCTGCCCGAAACCGACACGGCCTCCATTGAGGCCGGACGCAGACACACCGTGGCCAACGAATACTTTTCCATGGCCGCGTTGCTGGGCGACGTGCAGCAGGCGGTGAACACCATGGCTTCGGACAGCCGCCCCGTGCTGGTGCTGCCCCAGAACGAGGGCGCGGAAGTGGACGGACAGTACGCCCGCTTTTTGCGCTCCAAACTGGACCAGCAGGGCTTGGGCCACGTGGAGCTGCTTTCGCCGTTTCTTGAGGACGCGCCGAGCCTGCCCCTTGCGCTGGCCACCCCCCTGCAACTCGGCCTGCTGGCCGGAGACATGGTGCTGCTGGCCCCGGCCAGTGTGCGCGATGAAATGCTTCAACGCGTTGTGGCCATGGTGCGCGAGCAGACCCTGACCTTGGAATCCCTGTGCGATATGGCGAATGAAGTCCGCACGCAACGGGCTGCCCCGGCAAAGGGCAAACGACTGTTCGCCATCGGCGAGCCGCTGGTGCTCTACAACTCCGTGCTCAATGACCGCCTGTTGCAATGGCTGGAAGAGCAGGGGCACCGCGTGACCTCGGCCCCGCTGGGAGAAAACCTGTACCATTTCTGGAACGACTACACGCAGGAAACAGAGGACAGACGCACCCCGGAGGCCCTGCGCTTTCTGAACGAACTGCGCCACGCAATGAAGGTTTTGTCCGAACATTTGCAGGAAGCCAGCCCCTATGCGCCGGACCATGAACGACTGGCTGCGGCGGCCGACGCGCAACTCGGCCACTATGCGGGCTCGTTCGGACGCTACCGGGCGGCCAAAGCCCGCTGCTGCCCGCCGGACACACAGGGAGTCATCGCCGTGTCCTCCATGTATGAAAACACCGGCATCTCGCTGGGTATCCTGCAAAGGGGCGCGCAGAACGGCAACGGACATGCCCCGCTGCTTTCCCTGACTTTTGACGGCAACAGAAACGAAAACGACGCCACCAGAACCGAATCGTTCATCCACTACCTGTAG
- a CDS encoding MarR family winged helix-turn-helix transcriptional regulator — protein MSNNEEAIRHMTSRLLRIINKHDRIEELPIRIADDVELTAREIHTLQAIGQNEGGNMKTLAITLGVTKSAVSQMVGKLEKKGYARREKAPDNNKEIQAFLTESGWHAFKVHDKFHERHMRTLFRRLEDFSDPQIATVSAILAVIEGVADERMEELFGS, from the coding sequence ATGAGCAATAACGAAGAAGCCATTCGCCATATGACCAGCAGGCTGCTCAGGATCATCAACAAGCATGACCGTATTGAGGAACTTCCCATACGCATTGCCGACGATGTGGAGCTGACGGCCCGTGAAATCCACACCCTTCAGGCCATCGGCCAAAACGAGGGCGGCAACATGAAAACCCTGGCCATCACATTGGGCGTAACCAAAAGCGCCGTGTCGCAGATGGTGGGTAAGCTGGAAAAGAAAGGCTACGCCCGCAGAGAAAAAGCGCCGGACAACAACAAGGAAATCCAAGCATTTCTCACGGAATCCGGATGGCACGCCTTCAAGGTGCACGATAAATTTCACGAACGCCACATGCGTACCTTGTTCCGCAGACTGGAAGATTTCTCCGACCCGCAGATAGCCACGGTCTCGGCCATTCTGGCAGTCATCGAAGGCGTGGCGGATGAACGCATGGAGGAACTGTTCGGCTCCTGA
- a CDS encoding outer membrane lipoprotein-sorting protein yields MKMKSFLLGTLAFLITLMAALVIASTLLLMEISFAATPAAAANPVPDAGPGVDEIVKRANHAALYQGDTCKGTVALKIVDSQGRVRNRSLNIIRKNNGQDDGDQLYLTYFKAPADVRKMVFLVHKTTEPGQDDSRWLYMPSLDLVKRIAAGDKRTSFAGSDFLYEDISGRNLSEDRHELVDTKSGNFVIRNTPLDPGSVEFSHYVAHVDQKTYLPMLVEYYKPGGQLYRIMEVVKVENVKTDNGNVYPTVTNSMVRNLETGSTTTMTYSDIRYDIPLKDELFGERYLRRPPREVMR; encoded by the coding sequence ATGAAGATGAAATCATTCCTGCTCGGAACGCTGGCCTTTCTGATCACGCTCATGGCGGCGCTGGTCATCGCCTCCACCCTGCTGCTGATGGAAATATCCTTTGCGGCAACCCCTGCCGCCGCAGCGAATCCGGTTCCGGACGCCGGTCCCGGAGTGGATGAAATAGTGAAACGGGCCAACCACGCGGCCCTGTACCAAGGCGACACCTGCAAGGGCACGGTAGCGCTCAAAATCGTGGACAGCCAGGGCAGGGTCCGCAACCGCTCCCTGAACATCATCCGTAAAAACAACGGACAGGACGACGGCGACCAGCTGTACCTGACCTACTTCAAGGCTCCGGCAGACGTGCGCAAAATGGTCTTTCTGGTGCACAAGACCACGGAACCGGGACAGGACGACTCGCGCTGGCTGTACATGCCGAGCCTTGATCTGGTGAAACGCATCGCGGCCGGGGACAAACGCACCAGCTTCGCGGGCTCGGATTTCCTTTATGAAGACATATCCGGACGGAACCTGAGCGAGGACAGGCACGAACTCGTGGACACAAAAAGCGGAAACTTCGTCATCAGGAACACGCCGCTCGATCCCGGGAGTGTGGAGTTCTCCCACTATGTGGCCCACGTGGACCAGAAGACCTACCTGCCCATGCTCGTGGAATACTACAAGCCCGGCGGGCAATTGTACCGCATCATGGAAGTGGTCAAGGTGGAAAACGTGAAAACCGACAACGGAAACGTCTATCCCACGGTCACCAACTCCATGGTGCGTAACCTCGAAACCGGCAGCACCACCACAATGACCTACTCGGACATCCGCTACGACATCCCCCTGAAAGACGAGCTCTTCGGGGAACGCTACCTGAGAAGGCCGCCCCGGGAAGTGATGCGATGA